One part of the Helicobacter cetorum MIT 99-5656 genome encodes these proteins:
- the galU gene encoding UTP--glucose-1-phosphate uridylyltransferase GalU encodes MIKKCLFPAAGYGTRFLPITKTIPKEMLPIVDKPLMQYAVEEAMQAGCEVMAIVTGRNKRSLENYFDTSYEIEHQIQGTSKENALKSIRNIIEKCCFSYVRQKQMKGLGHAILTGEALIGNEPFAVILADDLCTSNEHPSVLKQMTTLYQKYQCPIVAIEEVALEEVSKYGVIKGELLEDGVYEIKDMVEKPSQEAAPSNLAVIGRYILTPDIFDILRMTKPGKNNEIQITDALLTQAKQKRIIAYQFKGKRYDCGSVEGYIEATNAYYKKRL; translated from the coding sequence ATGATTAAAAAATGTCTTTTCCCTGCCGCTGGCTATGGCACACGCTTTTTACCGATTACTAAAACCATTCCTAAAGAGATGTTGCCTATTGTAGATAAACCTTTAATGCAATATGCTGTGGAAGAAGCTATGCAAGCAGGCTGTGAAGTCATGGCGATTGTTACAGGCAGAAACAAGCGAAGCCTAGAAAATTATTTTGATACGAGTTATGAAATAGAGCATCAAATTCAAGGCACAAGCAAAGAGAACGCCTTAAAAAGCATCCGCAATATCATAGAAAAATGCTGTTTTTCCTATGTGCGACAAAAACAAATGAAGGGTCTAGGGCATGCGATATTAACCGGAGAAGCCCTTATAGGCAATGAGCCTTTTGCGGTGATTTTGGCTGATGATTTATGCACAAGCAACGAACATCCAAGTGTCTTAAAGCAAATGACGACCTTGTATCAAAAATATCAATGCCCCATTGTTGCCATTGAAGAAGTGGCGTTAGAAGAAGTCTCAAAATACGGCGTGATTAAGGGCGAATTATTAGAAGATGGGGTGTATGAGATTAAAGATATGGTTGAAAAACCTAGTCAAGAAGCCGCCCCAAGCAATTTGGCTGTGATAGGGCGTTACATTCTAACCCCTGATATTTTTGATATTTTGCGTATGACTAAACCCGGTAAAAATAATGAAATCCAAATTACAGACGCCCTTTTAACTCAAGCTAAACAAAAACGCATTATCGCCTATCAATTCAAAGGCAAACGCTATGATTGTGGAAGCGTAGAAGGCTATATTGAAGCGACTAATGCGTATTATAAAAAACGCTTATAA
- a CDS encoding lytic transglycosylase domain-containing protein, with the protein MRFLVLFFIGMLGISFSKTELSLKDLEKKPAGIARDYYLWRYISDKKTSLENAKKAYELTQNKNSALQKAMHEKGLENLEKNPNVKMPEDIHCKQITLENALEEINTLQASCIAIALKSKIKDFDKISLKTLKPLQEKIKESYPILYEELTLLQSRNISVSMFKANAQVFSALFNHLSYEKKLQIFEEPISIKELNRLLDENYPAFNRLIYQVILDPKLNHFKDALAKSNATHSNAQTFFILGINEILRKKPSKALKYFERSEAATKDDVFLRDRAIFWQYLVSKKKKTLERLSKSDALNLYSIYASHKLEIAPNYRIISSIQNLSKKNPPFNTSDPFLWQNFKEKALSLQDEAAFNNTLKSLHYEKSAPELTYLLRERNKDRLYYYLSPYEGIIAWQNNDEKAMAYAIARQESFLLPALISRSFALGLMQIMPFNVEPFAKNLGLENIDLNDMFNPNIALKFGNYYLNHLKKEFNHPLFVAYAYNAGPGFLRRWLESSKRFKEKNRFEPWLSMELVPYSETRLYGFKVMANYLIYQEIFGNFIPVDAFLQQTLNLKDKK; encoded by the coding sequence TTTTCTAAAACAGAGTTGAGCTTGAAAGATTTAGAAAAAAAGCCTGCTGGAATTGCTAGAGACTACTATTTATGGCGTTACATTAGCGATAAAAAGACAAGTTTAGAAAACGCCAAAAAAGCCTATGAATTAACCCAAAATAAAAATAGTGCCTTACAAAAGGCCATGCATGAAAAAGGCTTAGAAAATTTAGAGAAAAACCCTAATGTCAAAATGCCTGAAGATATTCATTGCAAACAAATCACTTTAGAAAACGCACTAGAAGAAATAAACACCCTCCAAGCAAGCTGTATTGCCATAGCTTTAAAATCAAAAATCAAGGATTTTGATAAAATCTCTCTTAAAACGCTCAAACCTTTACAGGAAAAAATCAAAGAATCCTACCCCATTCTTTATGAAGAACTAACTCTTTTGCAAAGTAGAAACATTAGCGTTTCTATGTTTAAGGCTAATGCACAGGTTTTTAGTGCATTATTTAACCACTTAAGCTATGAAAAAAAGCTTCAAATCTTTGAAGAGCCCATTTCTATTAAAGAGTTAAACCGCCTTTTAGATGAAAATTATCCAGCGTTTAATCGCTTAATTTATCAAGTTATCCTAGACCCTAAATTAAACCATTTCAAAGATGCTCTAGCTAAGAGTAACGCTACTCATAGCAACGCACAAACCTTTTTTATTTTAGGCATCAATGAAATTTTACGAAAAAAACCTTCTAAAGCACTCAAGTATTTTGAACGCTCTGAAGCCGCTACTAAAGATGATGTTTTTTTGAGAGACAGGGCTATTTTTTGGCAATACTTGGTTTCTAAAAAGAAAAAAACTTTGGAGCGTCTCTCAAAAAGCGATGCTTTAAATCTCTACAGCATTTATGCGAGCCACAAGCTGGAAATCGCACCTAATTATCGTATCATTTCAAGCATTCAAAATTTAAGCAAGAAAAATCCCCCCTTTAACACAAGCGACCCCTTTTTGTGGCAAAATTTTAAAGAAAAAGCCCTGAGCTTACAAGATGAAGCGGCTTTTAACAACACGCTTAAATCTCTGCATTATGAAAAAAGTGCCCCAGAACTCACCTATCTTTTGAGAGAACGCAATAAAGACAGGCTCTATTACTATCTTTCCCCCTATGAAGGCATTATTGCGTGGCAAAATAACGATGAAAAAGCGATGGCTTATGCGATTGCTAGGCAAGAAAGTTTCTTGCTCCCTGCTTTAATCTCTCGCTCTTTTGCTTTAGGGCTTATGCAAATTATGCCCTTTAATGTAGAGCCTTTTGCTAAAAACCTAGGTCTAGAAAACATTGATTTAAACGACATGTTTAACCCAAATATCGCTCTTAAATTTGGCAATTACTATTTAAACCATTTGAAAAAAGAATTTAACCACCCCCTTTTTGTAGCCTATGCTTATAATGCTGGGCCTGGGTTTTTGCGAAGGTGGTTAGAAAGCTCCAAACGATTTAAAGAGAAGAATCGCTTTGAGCCATGGCTTAGTATGGAGCTTGTGCCTTATAGCGAGACTCGCTTGTATGGCTTTAAGGTCATGGCAAATTACTTGATTTATCAAGAAATTTTTGGAAATTTTATTCCTGTTGATGCATTTTTACAACAAACTCTTAACTTAAAGGATAAAAAATGA